The following proteins come from a genomic window of Triticum aestivum cultivar Chinese Spring chromosome 6A, IWGSC CS RefSeq v2.1, whole genome shotgun sequence:
- the LOC123127397 gene encoding U-box domain-containing protein 4 → MDSPASASSPVEFLLRCPTPRRRRLPLAGAFFAPTALAGASLLRALASLAAGLLATPRPPSQPRNFAALARRLALLSALLDSLLLDAPDRFSDAANLCFRELYVVLFRADLLVSYVASAGRAWALLRGAHLAASFRDLDAELAVVLDVIPAASIRLSHDAAGHLDLLRSQCRRRSPAQYHDPDEAALRDRLLAAVQQFELGQPPPLKSLLSDVGISDAASCQAEIDYLEEQILSQEEDTDLLLVGGVLALLRYSLFSQFDPGNAKAARYWPSAGNLQRLPSWGGGGCDDTSFSVPKEFSCPISLDLMRDPVVASTGQTYDRPSIIQWIGEGHSTCPNSGQALADNRLVPNRALRSLISQWCGMYCFQYDSPESNEGMAECVATACSSKAAIEANKATARILVRMLVESSDSSKAVAAKEIRLLAKAGKRNRAFIAELGAIPLLCRLLLSSDQIAQENAVTALLNLSIYEPNKTRIMEQEGCLWLIVSVLQNGWTTEARENAAATLFSLSVVHDYKKMIMNEPGALEKLACMLKKGTPRGRKDAVMALFNLSTHAESSARMLESSAVVALIESLRNDTVSEEAAGALALLMKQPSVVHLVGSSETVISSLVGLMRRGTPKGKENAVSALYEICRRGGSALVRRVAKIPGLNTVIQNIMLTGTKRAKKKASLIVKMCQRSQMPSAMSLGTSLRVVDHSLVGNSSLRRAASFGSGELSNPVSISVHVP, encoded by the coding sequence ATGGACTCGCCGGCGTCGGCCTCCTCGCCGGTGGAGTTCCTGCTCCGGTGCCCCACGCCGAGGCGGAGGAGGCTGCCGCTGGCCGGCGCCTTCTTCGCGCCCACCGCCCTCGCCGGCGCCTCGCTGCTCCGCGCgctcgcctcgctcgccgccgggcTGCTCGCCACGCCGCGCCCGCCGTCGCAGCCGCGGAACTTCGCCGCGCTCGCGCGCCGCCTCGCGCTGCTCAGCGCACTCCTCGACTcgctcctcctcgacgcgccgGACCGCTTCTCCGACGCCGCCAACCTCTGCTTCCGCGAGCTCTACGTCGTGCTCTTCCGCGCCGACCTGCTCGTCTCCTACGTCGCCTCAGCCGGCCGCGCGTGGGCGCTGCTCCGGGGCGCCCACCTCGCCGCCTCCTTCCGCGACCTCGACGCCGAGCTCGCTGTCGTCCTCGACGTCATCCCCGCCGCCTCCATCCGCCTCTCGCACGACGCGGCCGGCCACCTCGACCTCCTCCGCTCCCAGTGCCGCCGCCGATCGCCCGCACAGTACCACGACCCGGATGAGGCTGCGCTACGcgaccgcctcctcgccgccgtccaacAGTTCGAGCTCGGCCAGCCGCCTCCGCTCAAGTCGCTCCTCTCCGACGTTGGCATCTCTGACGCTGCGTCTTGCCAAGCTGAAATCGACTACCTTGAGGAACAAATCTTGAGTCAAGAAGAGGATACCGACCTCCTGCTCGTCGGTGGTGTTCTCGCCTTGCTCCGCTACAGCCTCTTCTCGCAGTTCGACCCTGGCAACGCAAAGGCGGCCCGGTATTGGCCGTCGGCGGGAAACTTGCAGCGGCTTCCatcgtggggcggcggcggctgcgacgaCACCTCCTTCTCGGTGCCCAAGGAGTTCTCCTGCCCGATTTCTTTGGATTTGATGCGCGACCCTGTGGTGGCGTCCACCGGCCAGACGTATGACCGGCCATCAATCATACAGTGGATCGGGGAGGGCCATTCCACCTGCCCAAATTCAGGGCAGGCACTGGCAGACAACCGCCTTGTGCCGAATCGTGCACTCCGCAGTTTGATATCACAGTGGTGTGGGATGTATTGTTTCCAGTATGATTCCCCAGAGAGCAACGAGGGGATGGCCGAATGCGTCGCCACCGCGTGCAGCAGCAAGGCGGCAATCGAGGCAAATAAAGCCACAGCCAGGATTCTGGTCAGGATGCTGGTGGAGAGTTCAGATAGCTCAAAGGCAGTCGCTGCCAAGGAAATTAGGTTGCTGGCCAAGGCTGGGAAGCGGAACAGAGCGTTCATCGCCGAGCTCGGTGCAATCCCGTTGCTCTGCAGGCTGCTCCTGTCATCAGATCAGATTGCGCAAGAGAACGCAGTGACGGCGCTGCTCAATCTCTCCATTTACGAGCCGAACAAAACGCGGATTATGGAACAGGAGGGTTGCTTGTGGCTTATCGTCAGCGTGTTGCAGAATGGCTGGACTACAGAGGCCAGAGAGAATGCAGCAGCAACTCTGTTTAGTCTCTCCGTGGTCCATGATTACAAGAAGATGATCATGAATGAGCCAGGGGCTCTGGAGAAGCTGGCTTGTATGCTGAAAAAAGGGACGCCAAGGGGGAGGAAAGATGCAGTGATGGCACTTTTCAACCTCTCAACTCATGCAGAAAGCTCAGCTCGGATGCTTGAGTCAAGTGCAGTTGTAGCTTTAATCGAGTCACTGAGGAACGACACCGTGTCGGAGGAAGCTGCTGGTGCTCTGGCTCTGCTCATGAAGCAGCCTTCTGTTGTGCATCTTGTTGGGAGCTCTGAAACTGTGATCAGTAGCCTCGTTGGATTAATGAGACGGGGAACTCCAAAGGGCAAGGAGAATGCAGTGTCCGCTCTCTACGAGATATGTCGCCGTGGTGGCTCAGCATTGGTTCGGAGAGTAGCAAAGATTCCGGGGTTGAATACAGTAATACAGAACATCATGCTCACTGGTACAAAGCGCGCCAAGAAGAAAGCAAGCTTGATCGTCAAGATGTGCCAAAGAAGCCAAATGCCGTCAGCAATGTCGCTAGGCACTAGCTTGAGGGTGGTTGATCATTCTTTGGTAGGTAACAGCTCATTGAGGCGTGCTGCGAGCTTTGGCAGTGGAGAGTTGTCGAATCCCGTTTCGATATCAGTGCACGTGCCCTAG